A portion of the Segatella copri DSM 18205 genome contains these proteins:
- a CDS encoding glucosaminidase domain-containing protein: MNHLKANILGLALLCCLPMGAQLKWNQAYQTYINQYKDLAIEQMLRYRIPASITLAQGLFESAAGRSDLVRQGNNHFGIKCHNWTGPTQYHDDDARGECFRVYQDARDSYEDHSKFLARQPRYARLFELSQHDYKGWARGLKACGYATNPQYASKLIQIIELYKLNQYDKAKRYDRFMATHSGTDQPVNAEGLLHPIHIFNKNYYLHAREGDTFKSIGKEVGISWRKLARYNERDKHAVLHKGDIIYLKKKRSKAPKQYKKRPHVIQPGESMYAISQKYGIRLEKLYKMNHLDPNIPVSVGTRLRVR; the protein is encoded by the coding sequence ATGAATCATCTAAAAGCAAACATTTTAGGGCTCGCTCTGCTCTGCTGCCTCCCGATGGGCGCACAGCTGAAGTGGAACCAGGCCTATCAGACATATATCAACCAGTATAAGGATCTTGCCATCGAGCAGATGCTCCGTTACCGCATTCCAGCCAGCATCACCCTAGCACAGGGACTGTTTGAGAGTGCGGCAGGAAGGAGTGACCTCGTACGTCAGGGCAACAACCACTTCGGCATAAAATGTCACAACTGGACGGGACCAACCCAGTACCATGACGATGATGCCCGGGGCGAATGCTTCCGCGTATACCAGGACGCAAGAGACAGCTACGAAGACCACAGCAAGTTTCTGGCGCGCCAGCCACGCTACGCACGCCTCTTCGAACTCTCGCAGCACGACTACAAGGGATGGGCTCGCGGACTGAAAGCCTGCGGCTACGCCACCAACCCGCAGTATGCCAGCAAGCTGATACAGATTATAGAGCTCTACAAGCTCAACCAGTATGACAAGGCCAAGCGCTACGACCGCTTCATGGCTACCCACAGCGGTACCGACCAGCCTGTAAACGCCGAAGGATTGCTGCACCCTATCCATATCTTCAACAAGAATTACTATCTCCATGCCCGCGAAGGCGACACCTTCAAGAGCATAGGCAAGGAGGTGGGCATCAGCTGGCGCAAACTGGCTCGCTACAACGAGCGTGACAAGCACGCCGTGCTGCACAAGGGCGACATCATCTATCTGAAGAAGAAACGCTCCAAGGCACCTAAGCAGTATAAGAAGCGCCCTCACGTGATACAGCCGGGCGAAAGCATGTACGCCATCTCGCAGAAGTATGGCATCCGACTGGAGAAACTCTACAAGATGAACCATCTCGACCCTAACATCCCGGTAAGCGTAGGAACAAGGCTGAGGGTGAGATAA
- a CDS encoding M64 family metallopeptidase has protein sequence MKRMILSLAAMAMLMAPDTIKAQNFDDYFTDKTLRIDYTFAGNQKQQMIAVDELNVMPRWYGKRQRLAELPVEGNGQITVRDHRSGKIIYRNSFSTLFQEWLSYPEAEKNTQSFENVFLVPMPKDTVDITLDLRNNRREITTTLTHQVAPKDILIHQKGNKPTPYVTLQQAADTTRCIHIAYVAEGYTDAEMPVFLKDAQEATEAIFAHEPFKSMRDRFNIVAVKSPSKQSGPSIPAQGIWHETALSSHFDTFYSDRYLTTLHLKDLHNWLAGTPYEHIIVLVNSDKYGGGGILNSYNLTTCHQKWFKPVVVHEFGHSFAGLADEYAYEQEQIPMYPHDVEPWEKNITTLADFHGKWENMIDKKTKIPTPLSKKEKEAVSKVGVFEGAGYSLKGVYRGVQDCRMRINETPEFCAVCKKALQDIIDFYTK, from the coding sequence ATGAAGAGAATGATATTATCCCTCGCCGCCATGGCGATGCTGATGGCGCCCGACACAATAAAGGCGCAAAACTTTGACGACTATTTCACAGACAAGACGCTGCGGATAGACTATACCTTTGCCGGCAACCAGAAGCAGCAGATGATAGCCGTAGACGAACTCAACGTAATGCCACGCTGGTACGGCAAACGGCAGCGACTGGCCGAACTCCCGGTAGAGGGCAACGGACAGATAACCGTACGCGACCACCGCTCGGGCAAAATCATCTACCGCAACTCCTTCTCCACCCTCTTCCAGGAATGGCTCTCCTATCCAGAGGCAGAGAAGAACACGCAGAGCTTCGAGAACGTATTCCTCGTTCCGATGCCGAAAGATACCGTAGACATCACCCTCGACCTGCGCAACAACCGCCGCGAGATAACCACCACGCTCACCCACCAGGTAGCACCGAAAGACATTCTGATTCATCAGAAAGGCAACAAGCCTACACCATACGTCACCCTGCAGCAGGCTGCCGACACCACCCGATGCATCCACATCGCATACGTGGCTGAAGGCTATACCGATGCAGAGATGCCTGTCTTCCTGAAAGATGCGCAGGAGGCTACAGAGGCCATCTTCGCCCACGAACCCTTCAAGAGCATGAGAGACCGCTTCAACATCGTGGCCGTAAAATCGCCATCCAAGCAGAGCGGACCTAGCATCCCAGCCCAGGGCATCTGGCACGAGACCGCCCTCAGCTCTCATTTCGACACCTTCTACAGCGACCGCTACCTTACCACCCTGCATCTCAAAGACCTGCACAACTGGCTGGCAGGTACCCCTTACGAGCACATCATCGTGCTGGTAAATTCGGATAAGTATGGCGGTGGCGGCATCCTCAATTCATACAATCTCACCACCTGCCACCAGAAATGGTTCAAGCCGGTAGTGGTACATGAGTTTGGCCATTCCTTTGCCGGACTTGCCGATGAATACGCCTACGAGCAGGAGCAGATACCGATGTATCCTCACGATGTAGAGCCTTGGGAGAAGAACATCACTACCCTTGCCGATTTCCACGGAAAATGGGAGAACATGATAGACAAGAAGACCAAGATTCCTACTCCGCTCTCAAAGAAAGAGAAGGAGGCGGTGAGCAAGGTGGGTGTCTTCGAAGGTGCCGGATACAGCTTGAAGGGCGTTTACCGCGGTGTGCAGGACTGCCGTATGCGCATCAACGAAACGCCGGAATTCTGTGCTGTATGCAAGAAGGCGCTGCAGGACATCATCGACTTCTACACGAAATAA
- a CDS encoding cytidine deaminase, which produces MKEQNLNIRYMVVQLSELSQQEQELVNRAKAATSNAYANYSHFYVGAALLLGDGRIVIGANQENAAFPSGLCAERSAIFGAQSNYPDQPILTLAIAARNGNGFLKSPISPCGACRQVILEMEDRYQRPVRILLYGENGIYCFDSIKDLLPFSFVDSNMKE; this is translated from the coding sequence ATGAAAGAGCAAAACCTAAACATCAGATACATGGTGGTTCAGCTCTCAGAGTTGAGCCAGCAGGAGCAGGAGCTCGTAAACAGGGCGAAGGCTGCCACCAGCAATGCGTATGCTAACTACAGCCACTTCTATGTGGGAGCAGCCCTGCTCTTGGGCGACGGCAGAATAGTGATTGGAGCCAACCAGGAGAACGCCGCCTTCCCGTCGGGACTCTGTGCCGAGCGCAGCGCCATCTTCGGTGCCCAGAGCAACTATCCCGACCAGCCTATCCTGACGCTCGCCATAGCAGCGAGAAACGGGAATGGTTTCCTCAAGTCGCCTATCTCGCCATGCGGAGCCTGCCGCCAGGTGATACTGGAGATGGAAGACCGCTACCAGCGCCCCGTACGCATCCTGCTCTATGGCGAGAACGGCATCTACTGCTTCGACAGCATCAAAGACCTTCTCCCCTTCAGCTTCGTAGATTCGAACATGAAGGAATAA
- a CDS encoding right-handed parallel beta-helix repeat-containing protein, with protein MKRKKGFLYIMGVGMAMSALLASCADDESFSTSRGDVLSFSVDTLKMDTTFSNVPTPTRSFWVYNHMGKALRCQSVRLENGNQKGYRVNVDGSYLGTEAGFQTQNVEIRKGDSIRVFVELTSAMQNSEEPQLVSDNLVFALESGVEQKVNLRAFSWDAMKLNSLEVKQDQLLESTLPVVVYGGIRVDEAATLTIAPGTQLYFHENAGLQVFGSLKIEGEKDREVVMRGDRLDHMFDYLPYDRTPGQWQGIRLMSSAHDCRISFADIHSAYDAVMVEPGDATKQKLLIENATIHNSQGYGVRIDSAKVQIYNSQITNCLNHPLYVEGGDVEVNGCTIAQFYPFDGRRESAIGFASPLPRFEVRNSLVTGYHDDEVVWEAPKEEDAFNFLFDHCVLRTEKLETDDSLKFTHVVYEDIKDTTVFAEKHFRLFDTDNLKYDFHLRKESAAIGKADAETLPATDRDGLPRKKEQPAAGCFEYREE; from the coding sequence ATGAAACGGAAAAAGGGATTTTTGTATATAATGGGTGTAGGGATGGCGATGAGCGCCCTGCTTGCCAGTTGTGCCGACGATGAGAGTTTCTCAACGTCGAGGGGAGATGTGCTCTCGTTTTCGGTAGATACGCTGAAGATGGACACCACCTTCTCGAATGTGCCTACGCCTACCCGAAGCTTCTGGGTTTACAACCATATGGGCAAGGCTCTGCGCTGCCAGTCGGTGCGTCTGGAAAATGGTAACCAGAAGGGCTACCGGGTGAATGTTGACGGCTCTTATCTGGGCACCGAAGCGGGATTCCAGACGCAGAATGTGGAGATCAGGAAGGGTGACAGCATACGTGTGTTCGTAGAACTGACTTCGGCGATGCAGAACAGCGAAGAACCGCAGCTGGTGAGCGATAACCTGGTGTTTGCGCTGGAAAGCGGCGTGGAGCAGAAGGTGAACCTGAGGGCGTTTTCATGGGATGCGATGAAACTCAATTCGCTTGAGGTGAAGCAGGACCAGCTGCTGGAGAGCACGCTGCCGGTAGTGGTTTATGGCGGCATCAGGGTTGATGAGGCGGCTACGCTGACCATTGCTCCGGGCACCCAACTCTATTTCCACGAGAATGCGGGTTTGCAGGTGTTCGGGTCGCTGAAGATTGAGGGCGAGAAGGACAGGGAAGTGGTGATGCGGGGCGACCGGCTTGACCACATGTTCGATTATCTGCCTTATGACCGCACACCGGGACAATGGCAGGGAATCAGACTGATGTCTTCGGCTCATGACTGCAGGATTTCGTTTGCTGATATTCATAGTGCCTACGATGCCGTGATGGTAGAACCGGGCGATGCTACGAAGCAGAAGCTGCTCATCGAGAACGCTACGATTCATAACAGTCAGGGCTACGGTGTGAGGATTGATTCTGCCAAGGTGCAGATTTATAACTCGCAGATAACCAACTGTCTGAACCATCCGCTCTATGTTGAGGGTGGCGATGTTGAGGTAAACGGCTGCACCATAGCCCAGTTCTATCCGTTTGACGGGCGCCGCGAGTCTGCCATCGGTTTTGCCTCTCCGCTGCCTCGTTTCGAGGTGAGAAATTCGCTCGTAACGGGCTATCATGATGATGAGGTGGTCTGGGAGGCTCCGAAAGAGGAGGATGCCTTCAATTTCCTCTTCGACCATTGTGTGTTGCGCACGGAGAAGCTGGAGACGGACGACAGTCTGAAGTTCACCCATGTGGTTTATGAGGACATCAAGGATACGACGGTGTTTGCCGAGAAGCATTTCCGCCTTTTCGACACCGACAATCTGAAGTATGATTTCCATCTGCGCAAGGAGTCGGCAGCAATAGGTAAGGCAGATGCCGAAACCCTGCCTGCAACCGACCGTGATGGTTTGCCGAGAAAGAAAGAGCAGCCTGCCGCAGGATGCTTTGAGTATAGGGAGGAATAA
- a CDS encoding LrgB family protein: protein MNQLFQDSVFFGVLISLAAYGIGMLLKLKTGWSLMNPLLISIILVIITLLLTGVDYKTYSAGANSISYLLTPATICLAVPLYQQVELLKKNYRAVLIGIVSGVLASLCSVLILALIFHFDHASYVTFLPKSITTAIGIGVSEELGGHVSVSVVVIIVTGVLGNIFAEKFLKLLSIKEPIAKGIAIGCSAHALGTAKAMEMGTIEGAMSSLSIVVCGVMTVVGSSIFALFM from the coding sequence ATGAACCAGTTGTTCCAGGATTCTGTCTTCTTCGGCGTTCTCATCAGTCTGGCTGCCTACGGCATAGGCATGCTGCTGAAGCTGAAGACGGGATGGTCGCTGATGAACCCGCTGCTCATCTCCATCATCCTCGTCATCATCACGCTCCTGCTGACGGGCGTAGATTACAAGACCTATTCGGCGGGCGCCAACAGCATCAGCTATCTGCTCACACCAGCCACCATCTGTCTGGCTGTGCCACTTTATCAGCAGGTTGAGCTTCTGAAGAAGAATTATCGGGCTGTGCTGATCGGCATTGTTTCGGGCGTGCTGGCGAGTCTCTGCTCCGTGCTCATTCTCGCCCTCATCTTCCATTTCGACCATGCGTCCTACGTTACCTTCCTGCCTAAGAGCATCACTACCGCCATCGGTATCGGTGTTTCTGAGGAGTTGGGCGGTCATGTTTCGGTTTCGGTGGTTGTCATCATCGTAACGGGTGTGCTGGGCAACATCTTTGCCGAGAAGTTCCTGAAGCTTCTCTCCATCAAAGAGCCTATTGCCAAAGGTATTGCCATCGGCTGTTCTGCCCATGCGCTGGGTACGGCAAAGGCGATGGAAATGGGTACCATAGAGGGAGCCATGAGCAGTCTGAGCATCGTGGTTTGCGGTGTGATGACGGTTGTAGGCTCATCCATCTTTGCTCTGTTTATGTAG
- a CDS encoding CidA/LrgA family protein, translating to MLHFLLPLPIPASIYGIILLFLALETKLIKVKHIRETSSFLIAIMPVMFIPAAVGLIDSWQDIGNAWFQYIVVTVVSTFVVMGASGWITQLVIRKGKEAKK from the coding sequence TTGCTCCATTTTTTGCTGCCATTGCCTATTCCGGCAAGCATCTATGGCATCATTCTGCTCTTCCTTGCGCTGGAAACAAAACTGATCAAGGTGAAGCATATCCGCGAAACCAGCAGTTTCCTCATTGCCATCATGCCCGTGATGTTTATTCCGGCTGCTGTAGGACTGATTGATTCCTGGCAGGATATCGGTAATGCATGGTTCCAGTATATCGTAGTTACGGTGGTCAGCACCTTCGTCGTGATGGGTGCTTCGGGCTGGATTACGCAGTTGGTAATCAGAAAAGGAAAGGAGGCGAAGAAATGA
- a CDS encoding AAA family ATPase, which produces MIITIARQCGCGAVRVGKLLAEKYGIPFYTRKNLMEMAEQRGVLDEMEAFFDERPVDELLFSMSSLGETQRALTEKPLHTLAEMISDEDCIIIGRCGNYIFRERKDLISVFLSGNLEARIKEIQEEKGFSYDEAEEFVEHTEDCRVAYHKYYTGLTWGNADDYDICLDTVRLGVEETASLIEQYVSLI; this is translated from the coding sequence ATGATTATTACGATAGCGCGCCAGTGTGGATGTGGCGCTGTTCGCGTGGGCAAGCTGCTCGCCGAAAAGTATGGTATTCCTTTTTATACCCGTAAGAATTTGATGGAAATGGCTGAACAGAGAGGAGTGCTCGACGAGATGGAGGCTTTCTTCGATGAGCGGCCGGTAGATGAACTGCTCTTCTCGATGTCGTCGCTTGGCGAAACGCAGAGGGCGCTGACAGAAAAACCGCTCCATACACTTGCCGAAATGATAAGCGATGAAGACTGTATCATCATCGGCCGTTGCGGAAACTATATCTTCCGCGAGCGCAAAGATCTGATTTCTGTTTTCCTGAGCGGCAATCTGGAGGCTCGCATCAAGGAAATTCAGGAGGAGAAGGGCTTTTCGTATGATGAGGCTGAGGAGTTTGTAGAGCACACCGAGGATTGCAGAGTGGCTTATCATAAGTATTATACAGGCCTTACCTGGGGAAATGCCGATGATTACGACATCTGTCTGGATACTGTGCGACTGGGCGTAGAAGAGACGGCAAGTCTCATTGAGCAGTACGTTAGCTTGATATAA